The following is a genomic window from Candidatus Paceibacterota bacterium.
GCCTGCTTTGCAGCTGGATTCTCTGTCTCCTTGTTTCTCATGATCCATATGCTTAGACCACAGACAATAAGGACAATGATTGCGATGCCTCGTGCCCATAAGTTCGGGTACGCTGTAGATCCACTCGCCACAATGCTGACATTTGAATCCGTTGCTATTCTTCTCTTTTTCGACTAATTTTTCGTGCTGTCTCATTGATCTTTCTGATTCTTTGTTTCTGGACATTTTCCCTCCTTTTCCGCTTTTGTATTTTTGTATATTTTATAACATGAATTAGTTTCACTCATGTATAACATTTTAAGATATCATACTTTGACTTAAATGTCAAGCGCGGACCTGATATTTTGCAAAATAAGTCCGAAACAAGTTCTTCCAAAGTGCAATTAAACAAACTGGACAAATACATTTTTTAGGTTTAGCATAAAAGCATGAATATTCCAAAGATTTATTGCAAATCTGTAATAAATAGACGACTATAAATTATTTGAATCCTTATATGCAAAAAATATTAGCCATTGTGGCACATCCCGACGACGAAATCATAGGAGTAGGCGGGACCCTTTGTAAACATATAGCCCAAGCAGATCGCGTAACGGTCTTAATTTTAGGGGATGGGAAAAGTTCTCGAGATACTCGTTATAAAAAGATTGATGAAGAAACTAAAGAACTATCCGAAAAAGAAACGCGAAAAGCACTAGCTTGCATCGGCATAAAGTCTTTTATAAAAGAAAGTTTTCCAGATAATCGCTTTGACAGTGTTAATATGCTGGATATAATAAAAAAAATATCTAGCTGCATAAAAAGCATCGAGCCATCCATAGTCTATACGCATCACTTCGGGGATCTAAATATTGACCATCAAAGAACCGCCGAGGCAGTAACTATCGCTTGTCGTCCAATTGAAAATAACTGCGTAAAAGCTATTTATCAATTTGAAACCTTATCATCGACTGAATCGGCCGGATATTTTTCGGGACGAGCATTTTTGCCAAACATGTTTGTCGATATAACAGATTATATTGATAAAAAGATTTGTGCAATGAACTCATATAAAAGCGAACTGCGTGAATTCCCTCATCCGCGATCCCTGGAGACTATTAAAGCAAACGCCATGGTTTGGGGAAGCAAGATAAATATTCACTATGCCGAAGCATTTTTTTGCTTAAGAGAGATTAAATAATGAAATATGATAAGACTATGTATTCCATTTTTATTGACTGATACCAACCAAATACCAGACAGATCTGAATATGAAGACGAGATCTTTTTGGAACCGAACATATTTGACGGAATTGAATTGCAAAAAATAATACATCACGATCAGCTAGATAAATTATTGCAAAATGCCTCAAAATTTGGCAAAATAAAAGCTTTTCACTTTCCGACTGAAAATGCGGACTATTTAAATATTAAACGCATAGAAAGAACTCTTTTAGAAACAATTAAGATTATAGGCAGGAATAAAATCCCACATTTAGTGTTACATTCAAACTACATTCAACCCTTGGGTGAATTTGAATATTCCAATATGCCTGAAACAAGAAAAAGATTTATCAAATTCTACAACGAGATAAGAGCAACGGCCATAAAATCTGAAGTTGTTATTTGTATAGAGAATTTACCGATAATAGGCAATAACGGAGATGATTTTGATTCAGTTTTTGTCTTTCCTCAGGACTTTGATGATTTTGATTCCCCAAATATTCGAATTGCGTGGGATATCGGCCATTGGGCATATACATGCAAAGAATTTTTAAAATTATCAAGACATCTTGGCTTTAAAGAAGACTATATACTAGACTTTTACGATTTTATTAAACTTGGCTCAAAAATCATCAGATTTCATTTTTCTTCTTTTAAAAACAAAAAAGGCAACTCCAATTTTCCAAGTTGCGAAGAAGGAATCATCCCCCAATTAGGCCACTATGACGAAAAAATTCTTGCTCATGCATGCCGAATAATAAACGATTGGCCCCAAGATGTCGATATCACGCTAGAGATGAAAGAAACAAACTATCACAAGAGAGAAAATCTACATCATGCTATAAATTGGTTCTATACTAATGTCATCTCCTGTCAAAAATCATAAAATCCATATTTTCAGCTCCCCAACGATTTTTAAAATCGATAATGCCTTTATTATTTGAGCTAGCCATATCAAGAAATCTAAACCCCTCTGTTGATAATCGGTTTATTGTTGAAAACATAATTAGATAGTTGGCATTATATTTGCGACCATCATCCGATGAGACATTCCACCAATAAAAAGACCATTCCTTGTGATTCAAAAAAATACTTGTTGCAATCAATTTATTATCATGGAAAGCACCTACGAAATATACATCTGGGAACAACAATAGTTTTTCAAAGAATAATTTCGGTGTTTTATAGGAGCTGTTTACCCTGTCCATTGTTTGATCATATATACTGTAAAAACTATCCAGGTATTTGGAATCTAGGCATCTGGTCATAACTCCGTTTTTTGTTGCATTTTTAACTGCATTTTTTGCATTCTTTTTTACAAAACGCACCCAGCCGGGTGTTATTTTTATTACGGAAGTTATTTCCGCTGACCAGCCGGGCTTACCCTTTAATTCTGTTTTGTCCCTCGGAAACAGCTTCATTCGATTAATTTTTACTTCAAATTCTTTCTCAATCCCTTCTATGATATCAGACATGGCTTCATAACTTAATTGTTCCGAAGAGATAAAGCCTCCATATCCAATAAAATTAGCATAAGCTTTATTGTTATCGCATTGCAGGCAGATATATACGTTCGTATCGTTAATATTTATCTTTATATAATGATTGATTAAATCGAATATTTCAGAGACGAGCTTAAGCCATGGCAGTTGTTGAAAAAAATTAGATTCCGCCAAGTCAGCCGAAATCCCGATCCATTCTGATTCGTTAATTTCTGTGATCTTCATTTTTATCATACGAGTTAATTATCCTGCAAATTTCCTTAATTCTCTTTTTATTTATCGGATAACGGAACGGGATAGACAAGACCCTCTTCCACATTTGTTCCGTGTTGGGCAAACTATTCGGATCTACGGATATATCGCTAGACTTGTATAGCGGCAGATAGTTCCAAACTGTCTGTACGCCATTTTTAGACAAGTATTCTGAAACATCAAACCTCTCCCCTTCACTTAATATCATCGTAGCATATAAAGGCAGCATTTTTTCAGCAGATAGAAGAGTAAATCTTAAGTTATTTTTAATATAAATAAAATTATCCAGAGTAGCTTCTATATTATTCTTATGCTCCAGCAATTTGCGCGCAAGAATTGATTTTTGAAAACTGTTCATATTTTTTATGCTGGTATTCCCTTGGTCTATCTTTATGTTTTTTTCTTTTCCGAAATTATACACCAAACCTGTTAAAATAAAAAAGGATAATAGTTCTGAAAAACTTACATAAATAAAAAAACTAAAATAATATTTCCATCGCCGGGCAAAAGTCATCAAAATTGAAGAGAAAGAAACAAAATCTTCCGGCAAATTGATTTCCGCTTTTTTCAATAAATCTTCCCTATTAACAACCATTGCTCCTCCCCCTAGAGCGAATAGTTGCTTTTCCGGTCCAAAACTATACACCGAAATATCACCGTACCTATTTAGCTTTATGTCAGAAAGTGTATTTTCTAAGGTCTGAGAAAGATCGTTGATCAAAAAAATATTTCTTTCTCTGCAAAGTCTCGATAAGTTATCCAAATCGTCTATCAAGCCAAAAGTATGAGTAACGATTATGCCCCTAGTTCTGCAATTTATGGATTTTTTTAGTAAGTCAAAATCAATCCCGCAGGTTGGATTAATATCAATAAATCTAGGGACACCCTTTGTATAGAGTATGGGCTCAACGACAGCTGGACAATTAAATGCCGTTAAGATAACTTCGTCTTGGGCTTTTATGCCTAAAACTTTAAGCGCTAGCAGAATCGAAGATCTACCGCTATCAAGCAAATAAACCCTACTGCTCCCAAAATACTTATGAATCGTAGAGTCGTTTTTTCTATCGACATTCTTAAGCGGTAATATTTTTTTAAAAAGATATCGCACGCAATCGGCATGATCGTGCCAAAATCCCGTCCATGGATATATTTCTTCTATTTTACCATTAATTATCGGCG
Proteins encoded in this region:
- a CDS encoding PIG-L deacetylase family protein, giving the protein MQKILAIVAHPDDEIIGVGGTLCKHIAQADRVTVLILGDGKSSRDTRYKKIDEETKELSEKETRKALACIGIKSFIKESFPDNRFDSVNMLDIIKKISSCIKSIEPSIVYTHHFGDLNIDHQRTAEAVTIACRPIENNCVKAIYQFETLSSTESAGYFSGRAFLPNMFVDITDYIDKKICAMNSYKSELREFPHPRSLETIKANAMVWGSKINIHYAEAFFCLREIK
- a CDS encoding TIM barrel protein yields the protein MIRLCIPFLLTDTNQIPDRSEYEDEIFLEPNIFDGIELQKIIHHDQLDKLLQNASKFGKIKAFHFPTENADYLNIKRIERTLLETIKIIGRNKIPHLVLHSNYIQPLGEFEYSNMPETRKRFIKFYNEIRATAIKSEVVICIENLPIIGNNGDDFDSVFVFPQDFDDFDSPNIRIAWDIGHWAYTCKEFLKLSRHLGFKEDYILDFYDFIKLGSKIIRFHFSSFKNKKGNSNFPSCEEGIIPQLGHYDEKILAHACRIINDWPQDVDITLEMKETNYHKRENLHHAINWFYTNVISCQKS
- a CDS encoding peptidoglycan bridge formation glycyltransferase FemA/FemB family protein, giving the protein MIKMKITEINESEWIGISADLAESNFFQQLPWLKLVSEIFDLINHYIKININDTNVYICLQCDNNKAYANFIGYGGFISSEQLSYEAMSDIIEGIEKEFEVKINRMKLFPRDKTELKGKPGWSAEITSVIKITPGWVRFVKKNAKNAVKNATKNGVMTRCLDSKYLDSFYSIYDQTMDRVNSSYKTPKLFFEKLLLFPDVYFVGAFHDNKLIATSIFLNHKEWSFYWWNVSSDDGRKYNANYLIMFSTINRLSTEGFRFLDMASSNNKGIIDFKNRWGAENMDFMIFDRR
- a CDS encoding aminotransferase class V-fold PLP-dependent enzyme, with product MKNDINKDMLFPPIINGKIEEIYPWTGFWHDHADCVRYLFKKILPLKNVDRKNDSTIHKYFGSSRVYLLDSGRSSILLALKVLGIKAQDEVILTAFNCPAVVEPILYTKGVPRFIDINPTCGIDFDLLKKSINCRTRGIIVTHTFGLIDDLDNLSRLCRERNIFLINDLSQTLENTLSDIKLNRYGDISVYSFGPEKQLFALGGGAMVVNREDLLKKAEINLPEDFVSFSSILMTFARRWKYYFSFFIYVSFSELLSFFILTGLVYNFGKEKNIKIDQGNTSIKNMNSFQKSILARKLLEHKNNIEATLDNFIYIKNNLRFTLLSAEKMLPLYATMILSEGERFDVSEYLSKNGVQTVWNYLPLYKSSDISVDPNSLPNTEQMWKRVLSIPFRYPINKKRIKEICRIINSYDKNEDHRN